From a region of the Mycobacterium sp. SMC-8 genome:
- a CDS encoding UPF0182 family protein, with amino-acid sequence MGMRPAARMPSLTRRSRVLIAIAIVVVVLLLLGPRLIDTYVDWLWFGELGYRSVFTTQIVTRLVIFLAAALVIGGVVFAALALAYRTRPVFVPTAGPNDPVARYRTAVMARLRLVGVGVPVVIGLLAGLIAQNYWQQVQLFLHGGSFGVADPQFGIDLGFYAFDLPFYRLVLTYLFAATFLAFIANLLGHYLFGGIRLAGRSGALSRAARIQLITLVGILMLLKAVAYWFDRYELLSHTRSGKPFTGAGYTDINAVLPAKLILLAIAVICAAAVFSAIVLRDLRIPAIGVVLLLLSSLIVGAGWPLVVEQISVRPNAAQKESEYISRSIAATRQAYGLTDEAVEYRDYPGNAAATAQQVAADRATTSNIRVLDPNIVSPAFTQFQQGKNFYYFPDQLNMDRYRDEGGNLRDYVVAARELNPDRLIDNQRDWINRHTVYTHGNGFIASPANTVRGIANDPNQNGGYPEFLASVVGPNGEVVSPGPAPLAQPRIYFGPVIAGTAADYAIVGENGAPREYDYETNTATRNYTYTGSGGVPIGNWLTRSVFAAKYAERNFLFSNVINENSKILFNRDPAKRVEAVAPWLTTDTAIYPAIVNERIVWIVDGYTTLDNYPYSELMSLSSATTDSNEVALNRLQPDKQVSYIRNSVKATVDAYDGTVTLYAQDEQDPVLQAWMKVFPDTVQPKSAISPELQEHLRYPEDLFKVQRALLAKYHVDDPVTFFSTSDFWDVPLDPNPTASSYQPPYYIVAKDIAQNSNSASFQLTSAMNRFRRDFLAAYISASSDPETYGKLTVLTIPGQVNGPKLAFNAISTDTAVSQDLGVIGRDNQNRIRWGNLLTLPIGQGGLLYVAPVYASPGSTDAASSYPRLIRVAMMYNDQIGYGPTVRDALTDLFGPGADATATGPAATEPPAGQASERPQANNNQQPPAAQPNRPGQAPAPQQPEVPAAVPPSGPTQLSAAKATALQNVNAALDALREAQRSGDFAQFGEALERLDDAVSEYQSTN; translated from the coding sequence GTGGGGATGCGGCCCGCGGCGAGAATGCCGAGTCTGACCCGACGAAGCCGGGTTCTGATCGCCATCGCGATTGTCGTCGTGGTGTTGTTGCTGCTGGGCCCACGGCTCATCGACACCTATGTCGACTGGTTGTGGTTCGGCGAGCTCGGTTACCGGTCGGTGTTCACCACCCAGATCGTGACCAGGCTGGTCATCTTCTTGGCTGCCGCGTTGGTCATCGGCGGTGTCGTGTTCGCGGCGCTGGCGCTGGCCTACCGCACCCGGCCGGTGTTCGTGCCGACCGCCGGCCCCAACGACCCGGTCGCCCGCTACCGCACCGCGGTGATGGCGCGGCTGCGTCTGGTCGGGGTTGGCGTGCCGGTCGTGATCGGCTTGCTCGCCGGCCTGATCGCCCAGAACTACTGGCAGCAGGTGCAGCTGTTCCTGCATGGCGGCAGCTTCGGCGTCGCCGACCCGCAGTTCGGCATCGACCTCGGCTTCTACGCGTTCGATCTTCCGTTCTATCGGCTCGTGCTGACCTACCTGTTTGCTGCGACGTTCCTGGCGTTCATCGCGAACCTGTTGGGCCACTACCTGTTCGGCGGTATCCGGCTGGCCGGCCGCAGCGGCGCGCTGAGCCGGGCTGCCCGCATCCAACTGATCACGCTGGTCGGCATCCTGATGCTGCTCAAGGCGGTCGCCTACTGGTTCGACCGGTATGAACTGCTCAGCCACACCCGCAGCGGCAAACCGTTCACCGGCGCCGGCTACACCGACATCAACGCGGTGCTGCCGGCCAAGTTGATCCTGCTGGCGATCGCGGTGATCTGCGCGGCCGCGGTGTTCTCCGCGATCGTGCTGCGCGACCTGCGCATCCCGGCGATCGGTGTGGTGCTGCTGCTGTTGTCGTCACTGATCGTCGGCGCGGGCTGGCCGTTGGTCGTCGAGCAGATCAGCGTGCGTCCCAACGCCGCGCAGAAGGAAAGTGAATACATCAGCCGCAGCATCGCGGCGACCAGGCAGGCCTACGGTCTGACCGACGAAGCGGTGGAATACCGCGACTATCCGGGCAACGCCGCCGCCACCGCGCAACAGGTGGCCGCCGACCGGGCCACCACGTCGAACATCCGGGTGCTCGACCCGAACATCGTCAGCCCGGCGTTCACCCAGTTCCAGCAGGGCAAGAACTTCTACTACTTCCCCGACCAGCTGAACATGGACCGTTACCGCGACGAGGGTGGCAACCTGCGCGACTACGTGGTCGCCGCGCGCGAGCTGAACCCCGACCGCCTGATCGACAACCAGCGCGATTGGATCAACCGGCACACCGTGTACACCCACGGCAACGGGTTCATCGCCTCGCCGGCCAACACGGTGCGCGGAATCGCCAACGACCCCAACCAGAACGGCGGCTACCCGGAGTTCCTGGCCAGCGTCGTGGGCCCCAACGGCGAGGTGGTCTCACCCGGCCCGGCCCCGCTGGCCCAGCCGCGTATCTACTTCGGCCCGGTGATCGCCGGCACCGCCGCCGATTATGCGATCGTCGGCGAGAACGGCGCCCCGCGCGAGTACGACTACGAGACCAACACCGCCACCCGCAACTACACCTACACCGGCAGCGGCGGTGTGCCGATCGGCAACTGGCTGACCCGGAGCGTGTTCGCCGCGAAGTACGCCGAACGCAACTTCCTGTTCTCCAACGTGATCAACGAGAACAGCAAGATCCTGTTCAACCGCGATCCGGCCAAGCGGGTGGAGGCGGTGGCGCCGTGGCTGACCACCGACACCGCCATCTATCCGGCGATCGTCAACGAGCGCATCGTGTGGATTGTCGACGGCTACACCACGCTGGACAACTACCCGTACTCGGAGCTGATGTCGCTGTCGTCGGCGACCACCGACTCCAACGAGGTGGCGCTGAACCGGCTGCAGCCCGACAAGCAGGTGTCCTACATCCGTAACTCGGTGAAGGCCACCGTCGACGCCTACGACGGCACCGTGACCCTGTACGCCCAGGATGAGCAGGACCCGGTGCTGCAGGCATGGATGAAGGTGTTCCCGGACACCGTCCAACCCAAGAGCGCGATCTCTCCGGAGCTGCAGGAGCACCTGCGCTATCCCGAGGACCTGTTCAAGGTGCAGCGCGCGCTGCTGGCCAAGTACCACGTCGACGACCCGGTGACGTTCTTCTCGACGTCGGACTTCTGGGACGTCCCGCTGGACCCGAACCCGACGGCCAGCAGCTACCAGCCGCCGTACTACATCGTCGCCAAAGACATTGCGCAGAACAGCAATTCGGCGTCATTCCAGCTGACCAGTGCGATGAACCGGTTCCGTCGCGACTTCCTCGCGGCCTACATCAGCGCCAGCTCGGATCCCGAGACGTACGGCAAGCTCACGGTGCTGACGATTCCCGGGCAGGTCAACGGTCCGAAGCTGGCGTTCAACGCGATCAGCACCGACACCGCGGTCAGCCAGGACCTCGGTGTCATCGGCCGCGACAACCAGAACCGGATCCGGTGGGGCAACCTGCTCACGCTGCCGATCGGGCAAGGCGGGTTGCTCTATGTCGCACCGGTGTACGCGTCGCCGGGCTCCACGGACGCCGCGTCGTCGTACCCGCGTCTGATTCGCGTCGCGATGATGTACAACGACCAGATCGGTTACGGACCGACGGTGCGTGACGCGCTGACCGACCTGTTCGGCCCTGGGGCGGACGCCACCGCGACCGGGCCGGCGGCGACCGAACCGCCCGCCGGGCAGGCGTCCGAGAGGCCGCAGGCCAACAACAATCAGCAGCCGCCCGCGGCGCAGCCGAACCGTCCTGGTCAGGCGCCGGCGCCGCAACAGCCGGAGGTGCCGGCGGCGGTGCCGCCGAGCGGTCCGACCCAGCTGTCCGCGGCGAAAGCCACTGCGCTGCAGAATGTCAACGCGGCGCTGGACGCGCTGCGGGAAGCCCAGCGCAGCGGTGACTTCGCGCAGTTCGGCGAGGCGCTGGAACGCCTCGACGACGCGGTGAGCGAATACCAGTCGACGAACTGA
- a CDS encoding BTAD domain-containing putative transcriptional regulator has protein sequence MRYRLLGPLQVVHGGSPIDVGPRKQRAVLAALLLAQGRVVSTDRLAHAVWGDDLPASVTASLQVYISNLRRALRDSQMASPIVRQPPGYYLDVGPDEVDVAVFAATCARASAAIEGERWEEALSEADAALSLVRGELLEDMADADWVREDAARIAEMRTECVTCKVTALLALGKVPAALTEVLRLRELDPLADRGCRLHMLALYRAGRAHEALEVYARHARLLADELGLDPGSELRELHTAVLRQAPELTGWPRSPEWTGATTLPQPEVTTAPAVVADAAPHRAPLVGRDRELATAAEMLARVTAGAARWLVLSGPPGIGKTRLAEEIAGLVDADGGDVVWVNCPDERGTPPWWPMRHLVRALGADADEVLEIPPHADPDTARFLVYERIQRLLESAPRLLAVVVDDVQWSDTTSAACLAYIAGALRDHPILVIVTVRDGEHTPEVARLLSTVARGKDNRLIEVPALSSEDVATLANEVAEEAVTAAEAAELADRTGGNPFFVSEYARLPREERAGSEIPHAVRSVLDRRLAALDPAVMQVLRTAAVIADVLDSVTVPLLAQATALDLDTLADYLDEAADERIIVASHTGDGYVFAHGLLREQLLTGMPALRRQRLHAKVADVLADSALPDAPTWRAQHLVAAQPLAEPATVVQACRVAAEHATAQWSSDIAARWWQAALDAYDRLPVSERDDAQRDGLTVELLEAHSRAGRGQLVLDSVQRYLGEALRTGRAASAGRVASALLRASGGWPWLAPGNDPGELLTLLARAATLSEDDPASAARVLSALAVGHCYHPDATVAPELLDRAERLAEATGDPDVIADVLTGRLITFSGVATLSTQSLEWAEHLNSLRHTRSREDAVIAHSVATMAAMNLGDVEGTRRHVQAGIAGSEELQLPVLRAQLRWMEAVLAVWHGDFAEAERHHAIAAHVHEQTELYEAGSGLLARATLLRERGGPVDPSWTDLDARQAGGLGMVGVVRTGVLTLLTGPQARAEALATVRQWAQKTDRAHIWTTLGHHALLAHLAADHDLREFAEPLLAQLDPYRDRIAVIGQVGMAGPVALATARLRALRGDRAGALEDLAVARGIAERTAGVPALLRCRLLEYELTDPSPGRAAAAAALAAEAAQVGMAAVAAAASRLR, from the coding sequence GTGCGCTATCGGTTGCTCGGGCCACTGCAGGTGGTCCACGGGGGGAGCCCGATCGATGTCGGTCCGCGCAAGCAGCGGGCGGTGCTTGCCGCCCTGCTGCTGGCGCAGGGTCGGGTGGTGTCCACCGACCGGCTGGCTCACGCGGTATGGGGAGATGACCTTCCGGCCAGCGTGACGGCCAGCCTGCAGGTGTACATCTCGAATTTGCGCCGGGCGCTGCGCGATTCGCAGATGGCGTCGCCCATCGTGCGTCAGCCGCCGGGCTATTACCTCGACGTCGGCCCCGACGAGGTCGACGTCGCGGTGTTCGCCGCGACGTGCGCCCGCGCGAGCGCCGCCATCGAGGGGGAGCGGTGGGAGGAGGCGCTGTCCGAGGCCGATGCCGCGCTGAGCCTGGTGCGGGGCGAGCTGCTCGAAGACATGGCCGACGCGGACTGGGTGCGCGAGGACGCCGCCCGTATCGCCGAGATGCGCACCGAATGCGTGACCTGCAAGGTGACGGCGCTGCTGGCGTTGGGCAAGGTGCCGGCCGCGCTGACCGAGGTGTTGCGGCTGCGCGAACTCGATCCGCTCGCCGACCGGGGCTGCCGGCTGCACATGCTGGCGCTCTACCGCGCCGGGCGCGCGCACGAGGCGCTGGAGGTCTACGCCCGGCATGCGCGGTTGCTCGCCGATGAACTCGGCCTGGACCCCGGCTCCGAGCTCCGGGAACTGCACACCGCGGTGCTGCGACAGGCGCCCGAGCTCACCGGCTGGCCTCGCTCGCCGGAGTGGACGGGCGCGACGACGCTGCCGCAGCCCGAGGTGACGACGGCGCCGGCGGTTGTGGCCGACGCCGCGCCGCACCGCGCCCCGTTGGTGGGGCGTGACCGCGAATTGGCAACGGCGGCGGAGATGTTGGCCCGGGTCACCGCCGGGGCGGCGCGCTGGCTGGTGCTGTCGGGTCCACCGGGCATCGGCAAGACGAGGCTCGCCGAGGAGATCGCCGGGCTCGTCGACGCCGACGGCGGCGACGTGGTGTGGGTCAACTGCCCCGACGAGCGTGGTACCCCGCCGTGGTGGCCGATGCGTCACCTGGTCCGGGCGTTGGGGGCCGATGCCGACGAGGTGCTCGAGATCCCGCCGCATGCCGACCCCGACACCGCGAGATTCCTCGTCTACGAACGCATTCAGCGGCTGCTCGAATCCGCGCCGCGACTGCTGGCCGTCGTCGTCGATGACGTGCAGTGGTCCGACACCACCTCGGCGGCCTGTCTGGCCTACATCGCAGGGGCCCTGCGCGACCACCCCATCCTGGTGATCGTCACGGTGCGCGACGGTGAGCACACGCCGGAGGTCGCGCGATTGCTCAGCACCGTCGCACGGGGCAAGGACAATCGGCTCATCGAGGTGCCGGCGCTGTCGTCGGAGGACGTCGCCACGCTGGCCAACGAGGTCGCCGAGGAGGCCGTCACCGCCGCCGAGGCCGCTGAACTCGCCGACCGCACCGGCGGCAACCCGTTCTTCGTCTCCGAGTATGCGCGCCTGCCCCGAGAAGAGCGCGCGGGCAGCGAGATTCCGCACGCCGTGCGCTCGGTGCTGGACCGCCGGCTGGCCGCGCTGGATCCGGCGGTGATGCAGGTGCTGCGCACCGCCGCGGTCATCGCCGACGTCCTCGACTCCGTCACCGTCCCGCTACTGGCGCAGGCCACGGCGCTGGATCTGGACACCCTTGCCGACTATCTCGACGAGGCCGCCGACGAACGGATCATCGTCGCCTCCCACACCGGTGACGGGTACGTGTTCGCCCACGGCCTGCTGCGCGAGCAGTTGCTGACCGGGATGCCGGCGCTGCGTCGACAGCGGCTGCACGCCAAGGTCGCCGACGTGCTCGCCGACAGCGCCCTGCCGGATGCGCCGACCTGGCGCGCGCAGCACCTGGTGGCCGCGCAACCGCTGGCGGAGCCCGCCACGGTGGTGCAGGCCTGCCGAGTGGCGGCCGAACACGCCACTGCGCAGTGGAGTTCGGATATCGCCGCGCGATGGTGGCAGGCGGCACTGGACGCCTACGATCGTCTTCCGGTGTCCGAACGCGACGACGCGCAGCGGGACGGGCTGACCGTCGAACTGCTGGAGGCGCATTCGCGGGCCGGTCGCGGCCAGTTGGTGCTCGACAGCGTGCAGCGTTACCTGGGGGAGGCGTTGCGCACCGGTCGGGCCGCGAGCGCCGGGCGCGTGGCGAGTGCGCTGTTGCGGGCCAGCGGCGGATGGCCTTGGCTGGCACCGGGAAACGACCCCGGAGAGCTGCTGACCTTGCTGGCGCGGGCGGCGACGCTGTCGGAGGACGATCCGGCCTCGGCAGCGCGGGTGCTCTCAGCGCTGGCCGTGGGGCACTGCTACCACCCCGACGCGACGGTCGCGCCCGAACTGCTCGACCGGGCCGAGCGACTGGCCGAAGCCACCGGCGATCCGGATGTCATCGCCGACGTCCTGACCGGCCGGCTGATCACCTTCTCCGGGGTGGCGACACTGAGCACCCAGTCACTGGAGTGGGCAGAACATCTGAACTCGTTGAGGCACACCAGGTCCCGCGAAGACGCGGTGATCGCGCATTCGGTGGCGACGATGGCGGCGATGAACCTCGGCGACGTCGAGGGCACCCGGCGCCATGTGCAGGCCGGTATCGCCGGTAGCGAGGAGCTGCAGCTGCCGGTGCTGCGCGCGCAGCTGCGGTGGATGGAGGCGGTGCTGGCGGTGTGGCACGGAGACTTCGCCGAAGCCGAACGGCACCATGCGATCGCGGCGCACGTGCACGAGCAGACCGAGCTGTACGAGGCGGGCAGCGGACTGCTGGCGCGGGCGACCCTGCTGCGCGAGCGCGGCGGACCCGTCGACCCCAGCTGGACCGACTTGGACGCTCGGCAGGCCGGCGGCCTGGGCATGGTCGGCGTGGTCCGGACCGGGGTGCTGACCTTGCTGACCGGCCCGCAGGCCCGTGCCGAAGCGCTGGCCACCGTGCGGCAGTGGGCGCAGAAAACCGACCGGGCCCATATCTGGACGACGCTGGGCCATCATGCGCTGCTGGCACATCTGGCCGCCGACCACGATCTGAGGGAGTTCGCCGAACCTCTTCTGGCCCAGCTGGACCCGTATCGCGACCGGATTGCGGTGATCGGACAGGTCGGGATGGCCGGGCCGGTGGCGCTGGCGACCGCACGCCTGCGCGCGTTGCGCGGCGACAGGGCGGGCGCGCTCGAGGATCTGGCGGTGGCCCGCGGCATCGCCGAGCGCACCGCCGGCGTCCCCGCGCTGCTGCGCTGCCGCCTGCTGGAGTACGAGCTGACCGACCCGTCGCCCGGGCGGGCGGCAGCCGCCGCGGCGCTGGCGGCAGAGGCCGCCCAGGTCGGCATGGCGGCGGTGGCGGCCGCGGCGTCGCGGCTGCGCTGA